The Corticium candelabrum chromosome 18, ooCorCand1.1, whole genome shotgun sequence genome includes a region encoding these proteins:
- the LOC134193760 gene encoding uncharacterized protein LOC134193760, translating to MSSQKVLASFKNPIYDRTDEEPDESKYATVRSFGNDDDSCYRGKYVVNPVKRTAMETCAPYLALVALCVAIVACVIAGLTAADLLGKKADSTTTATTGELTQNGDRVPGNVCSSCQVNISGLEKIICELQCLIDELYANESIQSNFTRLDTTVERLRSLPSGCTPVCVETQPPQGLLSQQQLTDAVEKLSCQVLFESLLGQPCSSRTISGDLTINVLRDEAQVEGVETVLGSVTVANTYLSDLVHLGNLLSVNGDLNIQNNVNLSSLSGLQSLRFVGGNLNIWLNDNLTNIDALSSLRNVRGNVYVYSNPQLASLRGLRQLTSVGGTLHVRKNDMLQDLDGLQAVTYVRDNVNIHDNNNIRSVDALSNCRSVGSNVYFYRNERLENISGLRSLETIGGFLYLVANTRLREARLPTLTRVGDYISVTNNLLLEVVRLDSLETVKQAVTFYNNRKLSRLRMHSVQHIGGSLYVYNNDLLDDLDLSSLLTVGGYLNINNNNELTSLNLTSVWNVTDYVLVYENRKLAYFSMPNLVNIGMYFYMYNSDNLRHLDLSSLASVNGYLHVYHNDRLEVLDLSSVVYVLDYVRIYENRMLSKVSFHSLRSVDGYFQIYNSDGLVDLDLSSLTMVTQFFNLNDNDQLTHLTLSSLTSVGGYFLVSNSRQLATLDAPYLSTVNGYYYLYNCDELQHLDLHRLQSVNGYLRLNDNDRLRYLNLTSLTAVSDFVQISNSKQLATLVAPNLATVGDHFYLYNSKLRELDVGLLRLVEGFFNLNNNDRLVHINLTSLSNVTDYFQVYNSPLLETLEVPNLRAVNGNFMVYNCDFLTILNLHQLMSVNGFFQINNNDRLAALDLSSLAHVAKDFNLNNNQRLEALDIPRLTAVTGFFYVYNSDRIKTLDLSNLQTVGSYFYINHLDRVFTVDISDLRSVNGNFIINRNSRLPALTLPSLTSVSGCVQIDDNNLLTSMSFPRLVEIGDCLKIYHNDILETVDGFSAVSRVEHYVELRDNYQLKHVDGFSNLTFIGDYLWIYNNDQLSDITGFASLLSVGYELEIFGNARLANLHGFNSLVNISDGLRIYENPVLKNLNGFRALRNIGSYVDIYKNEMLDDINGLSNVTTIGSFVRIYSNDLLCSLLPNLNATVSKTPNLSRFDQGSRCS from the exons ATGTCTTCGCAAAAAG TTTTAGCTTCTTTTAAGAATCCCATCTATGATAGGACAGATGAAGAGCCCGACGAAAGCAAATATGCTACAGTTAGATCGTTCGGCAATGACGACGATAGTTGTTATCGAGGAAAGTATGTTGTCAATCCTGTGAAGCGAACGGCCATGGAAACGTGCGCGCCATACCTAGCTCTTGTGGCTCTTTGCGTCGCCATCGTTGCTTGTGTTATTGCTGGACTGACTGCTGCTGATCTGCTTGGAAAGAAAG CGGATTCTACTACGACAGCTACGACAGGTGAGCTGACTCAAAATGGTGATCGTGTACCTGGCAATGTGTGTTCGAGTTGTCAAGTAAACATTTCAGGGTTGGAGAAGATCATTTGCGAACTGCAGTGCCTGATTGACGAATTGTATGCAAACGAAAGTATTCAAAGCAATTTCACTCGCCTAGATACGACAGTCGAACGCTTGAGAAGTCTTCCATCAGGCTGCACTCCAGTTTGCGTAGAAACCCAACCACCACAAGGTCTACTCAGTCAACAACAGCTAACCGACGCTGTCGAGAAACTTTCATGCCAAGTATTATTCGAAAGTCTTCTCGGTCAGCCGTGTTCCTCTAGAACCATATCTGGCGACCTCACCATCAATGTTCTGAGAGATGAAGCACAAGTAGAAGGAGTCGAAACAGTGTTGGGAAGCGTTACGGTAGCTAACACTTATCTATCAGACTTAGTTCATTTGGGCAACCTACTGTCCGTGAACGGCGATCTCAACATTCAAAACAATGTTAACCTTTCATCGCTGTCTGGCTTACAGTCTCTACGGTTTGTCGGTGGAAATTTGAATATCTGGCTTAATGACAACCTGACAAACATAGACGCACTTTCTTCGCTTAGAAATGTTCGTGGAAATGTGTACGTTTACTCAAATCCGCAACTCGCGTCACTCCGTGGCCTTCGCCAACTCACCAGTGTGGGTGGTACGCTTCATGTTAGAAAGAACGATATGCTCCAAGATCTGGACGGTCTGCAAGCTGTTACGTATGTTAGGGACAACGTTAACATTCACGACAATAATAACATTCGTAGCGTTGACGCTTTATCTAACTGCCGCTCTGTTGGATCTAATGTTTATTTTTATCGCAACGAAAGGCTAGAAAACATCAGTGGACTGAGATCTCTGGAGACGATCGGAGGGTTCTTATATCTTGTTGCTAACACGCGCCTTCGTGAAGCCAGACTGCCTACATTAACGAGAGTTGGAGATTATATCAGCGTGACCAACAATCTGCTATTGGAGGTCGTTCGTTTGGATTCTCTGGAAACTGTGAAACAAGCAGTTACGTTttacaacaacagaaaactCTCTCGACTTCGCATGCACAGTGTGCAACACATCGGAGGCTCTTTGTATGTCTATAACAATGATCTTCTCGACGATCTAGACCTCAGCTCGTTGCTGACGGTCGGTGGATATCtgaatatcaataataataatgagcTGACATCACTCAACTTAACATCCGTGTGGAATGTTACCGATTACGTGCTTGTTTACGAGAACAGAAAGCTTGCCTACTTCAGCATGCCAAATCTGGTCAACATCGGCATGTACttttacatgtacaatagTGACAATCTCCGACATTTGGATCTGTCTTCACTCGCGAGCGTTAACGGTTATCTCCACGTGTACCACAATGATCGGCTTGAGGTTTTGGACCTTTCTTCCGTTGTGTACGTGTTGGACTATGTTCGGATCTACGAGAACCGCATGCTCTCAAAAGTTTCTTTTCATTCTCTTCGATCAGTCGACGGTTACTTTCAGATTTACAACAGTGACGGTCTTGTCGATCTCGATCTGTCTTCTCTGACGATGGTCACACAATTCTTTAACTTGAACGACAACGACCAACTGACGCACTTAACCTTAAGCAGCTTGACATCTGTGGGCGGATATTTTTTGGTTTCTAACAGTCGACAACTAGCGACACTGGACGCTCCTTATCTTTCAACCGTAAATGGCTACTATTATCTTTACAACTGTGATGAATTGCAACATCTCGACCTACACCGTCTGCAAAGTGTCAATGGGTACCTAAGACTCAATGACAACGACCGATTGCGATATTTGAATTTGACTAGCCTCACGGCAGTGTCGGACTTCGTACAAATAAGCAACAGTAAACAACTTGCAACACTAGTAGCGCCCAATCTTGCTACAGTGGGAGATCACTTTTACCTCTACAATAGCAAATTGCGAGAACTCGATGTTGGTCTTCTACGTCTGGTCGAGGGATTCTTCAATTTGAACAACAACGATCGACTTGTGCACATAAATCTAACAAGTTTGAGCAACGTCACCGACTATTTTCAAGTCTATAACTCGCCGTTGTTGGAAACTCTAGAAGTTCCCAATCTACGTGCTGTAAATGGAAATTTTATGGTTTACAACTGTGACTTTCTAACCATTCTGAACTTACATCAGTTGATGTCTGTTAATGGTTTCTTCCAGATCAATAATAACGACCGTCTTGCGGCGCTTGATCTTTCTTCTCTAGCACATGTAGCTAAAGACTTTAATTTGAATAACAATCAGAGACTCGAGGCTCTTGATATTCCTCGACTAACGGCCGTTACTGGATTCTTCTACGTTTATAACAGTGATAGAATAAAGACGCTCGATCTATCTAATCTTCAAACGGTCGGTTCTTATTTTTACATCAATCATCTGGATCGTGTATTCACTGTAGATATATCGGATCTTCGATCGGTCAACGGAAACTTCATAATTAATCGCAACTCTAGACTGCCTGCTCTCACTCTTCCTTCACTGACGTCTGTATCTGGTTGCGTACAAATAGATGACAACAACTTGCTAACATCCATGTCTTTCCCTCGTCTAGTCGAGATTGGAGATTGCCTGAAAATCTATCATAATGATATACTCGAGACAGTAGACGGATTTAGTGCCGTTAGCCGAGTAGAGCATTATGTTGAACTACGTGACAACTATCAACTGAAGCACGTCGATGGCTTTTCCAACTTAACGTTCATTGGTGATTACCTATGGATCTATAACAATGACCAGCTATCTGACATTACTGGGTTTGCGTCTCTTCTATCTGTCGGCTACGAACTGGAAATCTTCGGCAACGCACGGTTAGCAAACTTGCACGGTTTCAACAGTCTAGTGAACATCAGCGACGGATTGCGCATCTACGAGAATCCTGTTCTCAAAAATCTGAACGGATTTCGAGCTCTTCGTAACATCGGTAGCTACGTGGATATTTACAAGAACGAAATGCTGGATGACATCAATGGTTTGAGTAATGTAACAACGATTGGATCATTTGTTCGTATCTATAGCAACGACCTGCTTTGTTCACTGCTACCGAATCTAAATGCTACGGTTTCCAAAACTCCAAATTTATCACGTTTCGATCAAGGCTCTAGATGTTCATAA
- the LOC134194024 gene encoding hyccin-like isoform X1 translates to MASIRETIERLSDVQTGGRTNVEQLASKVNGNARLVEDIIQLVTKEAESELAFIVYEWLYNCYKLRHDDISLFVLQCTSPIIYNYLSAISSMNAQLQSHTEPCLLEIYNQVAVEGDAVRGKQAFSIPSVAKSSIYHHRKTLQGKPSSTPLLTESALNKHDLKSQKVASLSLSRISRVIACNRMSVVAVVLCRIQAVMLDMSLTARISFCHMCVRLVASGFPQWTAALSIDSLRFSHLQSSSSLSHSEIMELAVKQRLHLTSTVLHEMISSVYVCLYHDEYLAARQAVEAIRLRAQFDGVAHVLLAANAMLNGLKSIDGDPMAGPLGFSFASSQVMSRKTSTVKYQLDVIDHTDGNEAFSVEEIDNEEKTDDSVLPEIQVLDDNEETITRNERVEAQDVDINETVAQTSGNVKEPVGSVELLVARGSHDVETLSPGDVEVEMTDKEVQSIENDTKLGKPLWTGLEYETVV, encoded by the exons ATGGCTAGCATTAGAGAGACGATTGAGAGATTATCAGACGTTCAG ACTGGCGGCAGAACGAATGTCGAACAGTTAGCTAGTAAAGTGAACGGGAACGCTCGACTCGTGGAGGATATCATACAGCTTGTTACAAAGGAAGCAGAGAGCGAG TTGGCCTTCATTGTTTACGAATGGCTGTACAACTGTTACAAACTACGGCATGATGacatttctctgtttgttctcCAATGTACATCTCCTATTATCTATAACTACTTGTCGGCAATTTCTTCAATGAATGCACAGTTACAGAGCCACACAGAGCCGTGCCTGCTGGAGATATACAACCAG GTAGCAGTAGAAGGCGATGCTGTACGTGGAAAACAGGCGTTTTCAATACCAAGTGTGGCAAAGTCTAGTATCTATCACCATCGAAAG ACTCTACAAGGGAAACCTTCGTCAACACCGTTACTCACTGAGAGTGCATTAAACAAGCACGATCTGAAGTCACAGAAAGTtgcttctctttctctttcaaGAATAAGCAGAGTGATTGCGTGTAACAG GATGTCTGTTGtggctgttgttttgtgtcgGATTCAGGCTGTTATGCTTGATATGTCTTTAACAGCTCGAATTTCATTCTGTCATATGTGTGTGAG GCTTGTTGCTTCTGGATTTCCTCAGTGGACTGCTGCTCTTTCTATTGATTCTTTACGTTTCTCTCATTTAcaatcatcatcttcattATCACATTCAGAAATCATGGAACTCGCAGTCAAGCAGAGACTTCATCTCACATCTACTGTGTTACATGAAATGATCTCATCGGTTTACGTTTGTCTTTATCATGATGAGTATCTGGCTGCAAGACAAGCTGTAGAGGCAATACGATTAAGGGCACAGTTTGATGGTGTAGCACATGTGTTATTG GCTGCTAATGCTATGCTCAACGGACTAAAATCAATTGATGGCGACCCAATGGCTGGACCCCTTGGGTTTAGTTTTGCATCATCTCAGGTGATGTCTCGGAAAACGAGTACAGTGAAATATCAACTGGATGTGATTGACCACACGGATGGAAATGAAGCCT TTAGTGTTGAAGAAATCGATAACGAAGAGAAGACTGACGATTCAGTTTTGCCAGAAATTCAAGTTTTAGATGACAACGAAGAGACAATCACCAGAAATGAACGAGTCGAAGCTCaagatgttgatatcaatgaaactGTTGCTCAAACATCAGGAAACGTGAAAGAACCAGTTGGGAGTGTCGAGTTATTGGTGGCTCGTGGTAGTCATGATGTAGAGACGTTGTCACCGGGTGATGTCGAAGTCGAGATGACGGACAAGGAAGTGCAGAGTATCGAGAATGACACGAAATTAGGGAAACCGTTATGGACGGGACTTGAATATGAGACGGTTGTTTGA
- the LOC134194024 gene encoding hyccin-like isoform X2, which yields MASIRETIERLSDVQTGGRTNVEQLASKVNGNARLVEDIIQLVTKEAESELAFIVYEWLYNCYKLRHDDISLFVLQCTSPIIYNYLSAISSMNAQLQSHTEPCLLEIYNQVAVEGDAVRGKQAFSIPSVAKSSIYHHRKTLQGKPSSTPLLTESALNKHDLKSQKVASLSLSRISRVIACNRMSVVAVVLCRIQAVMLDMSLTARISFCHMCVRLVASGFPQWTAALSIDSLRFSHLQSSSSLSHSEIMELAVKQRLHLTSTVLHEMISSVYVCLYHDEYLAARQAVEAIRLRAQFDGVAHVLLAANAMLNGLKSIDGDPMAGPLGFSFASSQVMSRKTSTVKYQLDVIDHTDGNEALLKKSITKRRLTIQFCQKFKF from the exons ATGGCTAGCATTAGAGAGACGATTGAGAGATTATCAGACGTTCAG ACTGGCGGCAGAACGAATGTCGAACAGTTAGCTAGTAAAGTGAACGGGAACGCTCGACTCGTGGAGGATATCATACAGCTTGTTACAAAGGAAGCAGAGAGCGAG TTGGCCTTCATTGTTTACGAATGGCTGTACAACTGTTACAAACTACGGCATGATGacatttctctgtttgttctcCAATGTACATCTCCTATTATCTATAACTACTTGTCGGCAATTTCTTCAATGAATGCACAGTTACAGAGCCACACAGAGCCGTGCCTGCTGGAGATATACAACCAG GTAGCAGTAGAAGGCGATGCTGTACGTGGAAAACAGGCGTTTTCAATACCAAGTGTGGCAAAGTCTAGTATCTATCACCATCGAAAG ACTCTACAAGGGAAACCTTCGTCAACACCGTTACTCACTGAGAGTGCATTAAACAAGCACGATCTGAAGTCACAGAAAGTtgcttctctttctctttcaaGAATAAGCAGAGTGATTGCGTGTAACAG GATGTCTGTTGtggctgttgttttgtgtcgGATTCAGGCTGTTATGCTTGATATGTCTTTAACAGCTCGAATTTCATTCTGTCATATGTGTGTGAG GCTTGTTGCTTCTGGATTTCCTCAGTGGACTGCTGCTCTTTCTATTGATTCTTTACGTTTCTCTCATTTAcaatcatcatcttcattATCACATTCAGAAATCATGGAACTCGCAGTCAAGCAGAGACTTCATCTCACATCTACTGTGTTACATGAAATGATCTCATCGGTTTACGTTTGTCTTTATCATGATGAGTATCTGGCTGCAAGACAAGCTGTAGAGGCAATACGATTAAGGGCACAGTTTGATGGTGTAGCACATGTGTTATTG GCTGCTAATGCTATGCTCAACGGACTAAAATCAATTGATGGCGACCCAATGGCTGGACCCCTTGGGTTTAGTTTTGCATCATCTCAGGTGATGTCTCGGAAAACGAGTACAGTGAAATATCAACTGGATGTGATTGACCACACGGATGGAAATGAAGCCT TGTTGAAGAAATCGATAACGAAGAGAAGACTGACGATTCAGTTTTGCCAGAAATTCAAGTTTTAG
- the LOC134194011 gene encoding large ribosomal subunit protein uL10m-like, giving the protein MLRCSFVRLRNVISTIVSVRFSRKCPGLTGKPTRRGAAQPSLRKIVIADEVKRVFSENDMVVVLQHHGLTVAQWDSVRYDLADADITVKDYPNRVACKALEDTKYKHMLPLFRSTTAVAFCKKPSVKHLLTALNSHPKLLLIGGKVDDTLMSQDGLKQYAKLPSSHHLQSELSGIMQSPMWTLTHLMQSNQLRLTSLLAQLCTEGTSRH; this is encoded by the exons ATGCTGCGCTGCTCGTTTGTTCGTCTCAGAAACGTTATCAGCACTATCGTTTCTGTTCGATTCTCTAGGAAATGTCCTGGATTAACAGGAAAACCAACTCGGCGCGGAGCCGCCCAG CCGAGTCTTAGAAAAATAGTTATAGCAGACGAAGTAAAGCGTGTATTCTCCGAAAACGACATGGTAGTCGTTCTACAGCATCACGGTCTAACAGTCGCTCAATGGGATAGCGTGCGTTACGACCTCGCGGACGCCGACATTACTGTAAAAGATTACCCAAATCGTGTGGCATGCAAAGCTCTAGAAGAcaccaaatacaaacacatgctACCACTATTTCGTAGCACGACTGCAGTTGCGTTTTGCAAGAAACCGTCAGTGAAGCATCTCCTCACAGCACTGAACTCACATCCAAAGCTGCTGCTGATCGGAGGGAAGGTGGATGACACACTGATGTCACAAGACGGCCTCAAGCAGTACGCTAAACTTCCATCATCTCATCACTTACAATCAGAATTGAGTGGCATTATGCAGTCGCCCATGTGGACACTAACACATTTGATGCAGTCGAATCAGTTAAGACTGACCAGCTTGCTTGCGCAGTTGTGCACTGAAGGAACGTCTCGTCATtga